One Hippoglossus stenolepis isolate QCI-W04-F060 chromosome 6, HSTE1.2, whole genome shotgun sequence genomic window, TGTGATCAAGTTGCCATTTTCCACAAGTGTTTTCTGGCCTTAAAAGCAGCCGTGTGTTTGATTTCCATGCAGACCTTGTGCAACCCTCTGAAGTGGCCACAATCACTTCAGTTTGAAGACGAGGGAAAGGCTCCTCTTAGTTTTTCTGAAGGTGAGTCAAATTGCTCGGGTCGTGGAGGAGCACTGGGAGGACGAGCTTTAGGAGGCAGCTTGTGTCGGGTGAAGTTTGTGCACAGGCAGACTGGATAGGGCCGGAGGTGTCTGctgaggagagggtgagaggagagagaccgAGGGGGAGGAGGCTGCTCCCATCAAAGAACCTCTCAGACTCTACAAGTTGATGAGGGATGTCGCAGAGACCCTGAAGCCCTCAGACCCCAGCAGACAGACCGACCGACAGACGACAGGCAGAcggagctgcagagaaacaaacctgAGGACCGGAGACTGACTTTGAAATGACGTGGCGTGAGGTGAGCATCCTATTTTATTGCATTGCTTGTTCAAATCTGTGGGAGAAAAAAGACAATAGATTGAATCACTGTCATGTGCGTTGATGTACTTGAAGACACTTTAAACTGCTTCAGCAAAAGAAGAACTCTATTCgtttatttaattgtaatcGAGAACACATTGAACACAATGAGAAATTACATGTTGTCGGCTTGAAAATGACTTGTTTGTGTCAGACGGTGAAACAATGACTCTTATCTGTGTCTCGTTTTATGTCTTCAAGAGCATTTATTTCATCCTTGACAGTTTTTATTGCTCCTGGTGGCAGTGGAAAGATTATCTTAGACAGATAAACATAACCATCAGCATGTGAGATACATCTTTTATTAGGCTCTAGGACTATAAAAACTATGTGactatatttttaataatggaGTTCAGCACTATTTGAGGTTTGAGCAGTTTTTTTCCGTTTTAATTCACCTCACGTGTGACACTAAATATAGGCCGTCTTTGTTTCTGCCCCTTTTTCCTGAGGAGCTACGGAGTCGGCAGTTTTGGCGAGCCATGCTGGCAGAGCTGCTCGGCACCCTGGTGTTAGTGAGTACCGTGCTGGGCGCCTCTGTGCCGGGCCAAGGAGAGGCCCCTGGGGGACCCCTGTACCCAGCTGTGGCCGTGGGTGTGGTGATTGTTGCACTGGGCCACTGTTTTGGAGAAATAAGTGGAGCACAGGTGAATGTCTCAGACGCACGTTGATTCTGAAATGTTAAATTTCTTTTGTCTGACTTGAACTTGAACTCTTTGTTGGTCGTCAGTGGTAGAAGAAGTACTCAGTAGTACAAGAACCTGtaacacaaagtacaaatactgaATTGCAACTAAGTGCCTTGTACTTCAAATTATTTTCGGTTAAAAACATTAatagagaaatataaaaaatacaagtaTGTATAAAATCAACTAAATGTACTGAAGAATCAAAAGTTATTTtccacaaaataaaattaaagttATGGTCGTTTctcaaatcctttttttaaaggaattgaaTTGGGTTGAGTGGAAAAGTTTCTTTGGTGAACAACTTACAAACATCTGAAACATGACCAGGAACTACAAGAGAgtattatacatattatacaATACAAGACATATTAAATCAGCGGTCACCAGCCACAAAGGATCTATCATAACACACTGCAGTTGTTAGATAAaagtagtggagtaaaaagtaaaacatatttcaccGAGGTACTGCAGAAAAttggaaatactcaagtaaagtaacTCAGAAATTTTACTTTGgtacagtaactaagtaaatgtatttagttacttTCCACCTCTGTCGTTTGGTTGAGGATGTGATCTGACTgaagtctgtgtttctgtgatcaGGTGAACCCGGCAGTGACTCTGTCTCTGTTGGCCACTCGGAGGGTGGACGTCCTCAGGGCCCTCTTCTACATCGCTGTGCAGTGTCTGGGGGCCTCTCTGGGGGCCGGGGCCCTCTACCTGGCCCTGCCGATGAAAACCACGGCGGAACACTTCGTCAACAGGGTCAGTTTTTGAAATATTCAAGCGTcaaattcaaagtttaaaagtCGTGACATCATGTGTGAAGTATCCGGTGGTGATTCCACTCAGGTGCCTCTGGAGATGAACGCAGGCCAGGCGCTGGGTATTGAGGTTCTGTGCACCTTCCAGATGGTCTTCACTATTTTCTCAGTGGAGGACCAGCGGCGGAGGGAGAGTACAGAACCAGGATACTTAGCCATCGGACTCGCTCACACAGCTGGAGTGTTAATGGGGGTAAAATAAGCTTTTGGTACAGATTTATGTGGTTTTCTACCAGAAATAAATGTCCCAGTGATCACTTATTAACTGCTTAGTTAAAGTTATCAAGTTATTTTAAATTCCAGTTGTACTAATATTTCTTTTTACAGTTGTATTCCTTTATTCTGGAATCCAAagattcatttgtgtttgtgttgttttttttcctgtcaggGACGGTTCTCTGGTGCGTGTATGAATCCTGCTCGTGCTCTGGGTCCAGCCATCATCGTCGGGTTCTGGGAAAATCACTGGGTGAGACAAAAAGTCCCAAACCTCTGTCCCTAGTAACACTCATCCAAATGTCCAGAGCGACTGttttagaaatgtttaaaagtttAGTCAATGTTCATACGATATCAAAACACTGATCCAAGCAGATATCAGTATTAAAGGATAAGGTGATAAGACAGGTCAGGacaaaaatctataaaaacCAACAAGGTGCTCGTCTGTCTCTCGACATTTTAAAGCCTGCAgaagtttaattaaaaacctaCACGTTTATTCAAAGATTTatgaaaccaaacatttatatttcctGACTACTTAAAGgccaacaaaatatatatataagaaaaagtagacagaaataaaaaacattaaaaataacttttattctGGTCTAAATTTTCTGTGGGTGGTGATTGGACGACTTGTGATCACTGTATTATTAAGAGAGAAACTTGTAATGTTTCATTCGTGagttttaaaaagattaaaaggtCTATGATTCACAGAGGCATAAAGTTGAACAGGTTTTGGCTTCATACATCAATTTATTGTTGGTTTTCTGTTCAAGAGATTCATTGACAATAAAGTACAAATATAAATTCCACTGAACTTCTTATGGCCTCAGCTGATAATAAGCTTACACTATATTTTGGGGCTCTCtatgaactgaaaacatttctctgtccGTACACTTCATTATAACATCTCCTCATCATCTGTTTTTCCTTGGCTCCCCTGCAGGTTTACTGGATAGGCCCGGTGCTCGGTGCTGTGCTGGGCGGAGTGTCCCACGAGTTCCTCTTCGCACGCAGCGCCTCTCGCCAGAAGCTGGTGGCGTGTCTGACCTGTAAGGACATCGAGATCGTGGAGACAACCAGTATGACCGGATCGTCCCTGTCCACGGTCACGCAGAACGCCATGAGAGCCAAGCAGGCCAACAAACAAGACGCCAACTGAGGACACATgcatttaaagagaaaagacaCATGGAATCAATAATTACAGCAATATTACGGTGATTTGATGAAGATGTATAGTGTACAGATGATGTCATGCAGATTAGACTGAGCAGTGGTGAGGACCAAAGAAAAGGGAGAAGCTGTGGAAACTCTAACGTATGAAAACACCATATGtgattaataatataaatacaattaaatgttATGTGATAAATGTTATAATACAAAAGATACAGAGGCTGAAGATGAGAGAGGTTATTGTACAGTGGCAAGAAAAAGTAAGTGAGttatataaacaatataaaacttGTAATAATAGAATTAATTTCACTGCAGATGTTTAGACCTGTTATAGAACTAAAACTAGTTACGGTTAGGGTTAGTGTTGcatttagggttagggttagggttgctGTTAGGGTTTCtcatagggttagggttgtgtTATTGAGTCAGAAGATTAAAGATCCAGGAACCAGCCACCTTTATTGGATTATTGCCTACAGGGGTTGCAGGTTCATAATAAGATATCCAGATGAGTATGTGTAAGTAAAATGTACTTGCCCTTATTTGAACCATCAACCCTGTGGCTGAAGCCTGATGCTATACTGACTGAGCTAAAGAGCCCACATGAGACAGGCTGTTGAAGGTAACTGAGAGGTGGGGTGTAGGGGGGGAATCATCCACCCtgctgggttagggttagaaatagtgttgaatttaaagggactgttgggcctttttcagaggtatgaactctacagtgccattctagtttttaaccttttagttttttttactgtaacaagtttaaatgtctgctgtgaaaaaagatTGCAAAACTTTGttgataattaattaattatattatcTTTATAACAgatagatataaaatataagagTTCTCTACTAAAACAGTCATATTTACACGTTGGATGATTGGTCAGTGAACTACAAACATGTGATTGAGTGGAAAAGTATAATTTTCACTATAAGATATaatagagaaaacacagaaataaagaaatactcAAATAAAGTAACTCAAAATATATGAAGTAACTTCCTGCCTCCAATAACCTGTAGTTTCagggataaaaacaaatctttcaGAGATGTTATGAGAAGAATTTGACAATGATTTGATggattgacagaaaatgatcATCTGCAGCTCAGCTTTAAAGAGCCTGATTGATATTTCAGTCGTCTTCCACTGAAACACTACAACACATAGTGCATGTTTATAATATTCTAGGGGGACAAAATCGGTGTGGGTTGTGCATTCTGGCCGAGACCTTTGAGGTCCCAGTGCCCTGTCATTAGTGCGTCTATGAGTGTCGCCAATATTGTGGGATTCGGTATTGTTACTTTCATATTTGCACATCATTAGAATATATAATGGGGACTCATTGAAATCCGTCTGAAAAACCCTCGTGTTTTCAGCTGCGCCTCGTGTTTGTGAATGCTTTGAAATGCTAAAGAGCTCCTTGCTCCACGCTGCAGGTTCAATGACGCCCTCAATCAGCCCAGCATCtctctcatgtgtgtgtgtgtgtgtgtgtgtgtgtgtgtctgtctcctctctcacaaacaaatggaccTTCATACCTCTGTAATGGCTCCACAGAGAGAACTCCTTCAGAGGAAATACGCTTTGTCATTTGTAATGGACATAAAGAGCAcacttgtatgtgtgtttagGTGTGTGAGAGACAATACTTGCTGCTTTCATGAAACCTTCATTCAAATGCAAGTTTTTGCTGTAATTGCCACGTTCGTTTTGAATTATTTCAAAGGGTCGGTTCACTCACACGTTTTTCATTGCGTCTCGTGATATTTAGCCGTGCAAAATTATTCTGTCCAGTGCTACGAGAGATTTCTTTTGTGGATTTGcatgaactgaccctttaaaatACACATCTAACATAATAAACACTGTATTCATTGTGTATTCATGGTAATATTTGGAGTAAAACAGAGTTGTATATTGTGATATCTTGTACAAATATAACCATTTTAGCAATCTGTATTACTGTGGCAGTGTAATTTGAATATTCAGACAGGGATCAACAATAagctatttacacacacacacacacacacacacacacacacacacacacacacacacacacacacacacacacacacacacacacacacacacacacacacacacacatgcacaatagCTATAACGGCCACCGTGCCGCCAGCattttgcattgtgtgtgttttttctaacATGTATAAAAGGGAGTTAAAACGACGAGCTCAGCGTTCTGCTTTCATCACCCGCACCCCGCCTCACCCTCAACAGTGATGGCTCTCGACTGGTCAGCGCGACGCCCGGTGCTTCTCAGTAACCCCACTGCCCCCCACCCTACaatcctgctgctgcactgacacacttctgacacacagtcacacacacacacacacatacacacacacactcacatgcaaacacacacactctcacagggAAGATTCAGGGCTTTGGTCGTAGGCCTAAATcgtcctgcaacacacacagtctaagCACCTCCTAGAATCCCCTGTGACAACGAAAAGTGAGCTGTGTCGTATACATTTTTGTTCGCCCCTGGCTCTCAGTGTTCTTGTCCTTGTCTTTGCCACATTCACTCCTTCTCCGCCTCCTCGTGCCTCCGGCCACATGACCCTGGCCGTGCAGTGGTGCGGCCAGTGAAGCCGCCGCGCTCTGAGGCAAAGTCAAGTTCAGGTTTCAGCCATCATCATCCTCGCAGGCCTCATCAGTGACTCcctgactttttcttttcctcgtcCCTCTCCTCTGACTGATTATCACCAACAGTGGCCGGTGCGGAACTGTGTCCAGAACAGTCATCAGAAGCAATAAACCTGATCCTGAAGCTTTAGCATGTCAGATTTACGACACTTACTAGCGTCTGTGCTTTagtttaatatgtatttttgtcttgtCTCCGTCCATACGTGGCCCACATGCATTGTACAGACAATGGTTTCACAGGGTCAGGCATTTCAGTGTATGGGTCAGTTCAGCGCTGTTAGCTTTGAGCACTTCCGTCCGGGGCCCCAACTGTATTATCTGCATCtgcgtatatgtgtgtgtgtgtgtgtgtgtctgcgtgtgtgtgtgtgtgtgtgtgtgtgtgtgtgtgtgtgtgtgtgtgtgtgtgtgtgtgtgtgtgtgtgtgtgttgtgtgcaggtCTTTGTGcacacatgtgtgttttctgtccttgtccTTGAGCATTTGTGTCCCCTGATTATGACAGTTATGATATGTCAACAGATGACATACGCCCCAAAGAAAAGTTTGTCCTCTCAGCTCCAGCTGCTCTTCACTGAGGCTGTTCCTCTCagccacccccctcccccctcttgAATAAAGACACAATCCTTCCtgtcatctctttctctctcttacaTCAAATGTCTTTCTTAGATTTCCACTCTTTCTCGCTTTATCTGTTTGTCCTCTCAAATTTGCTGCCTCTTTTGGCCTCGGCCTGTGACGGGGTGGAGACAGAAGGGTTAAGTTTGTTTGATTTAGGATGTCCCGCACCGCTGCCCCCCCGCCCTTGGCCCTGCAGGGGGATTATGGCGTCACCTGGGGCCCCTGGGGGGGTATTATAAAGCCCCTGTCTGGCCCTCTCCCCTCCGTCAGAGAGGCTAAAAGGTCCACCGGACACTCTGTCTATCCCCGTCTCTGCTTTAGAAATACCCCTTTAGCATTGATGCCCACCTCCTCTTGACAACTCATCACACCTGAGATCTCCACCCACTCCCACATCATCTCACACCTATGTCTTTGCGACAGGTGGACAGAGGTGGCAAGCGAACGCAGCTTTAACAGTTCATGGCTGTTGAGTGGATTCGTCTGTTGACGTTCTGAAATCCTGTTTTTTGTCTTCGAACTGAGAGGGAGatccctttttttgttttgggacTGAAAAGGTACATTGACCTTTTCTAGACtaatcctgatttatttttaaatttcacttCATCTGGTGGAGAGCCTCAAGTGAACAGTCACCATGTGGGAGTTCCGGTCCATGAATTTTTGGCGGGCGGTCTTTGCAGAGTTCTTTGGGACCATGTTCTTCGTATTTTTCGGCATGGGCGCTGCCCTGCGCTGGACCACTGGGCCTCATCATGTCCTCCATGTGGCCCTCTGCTTTGGGCTGGCAGCTGCCACCCTCATCCAGTCTATTGGCCACATCAGCGGCGGCCACATCAACCCTGCCGTCACCTTCGCCTACCTTGTCGGCTCACAGATGTCTCTTTTCCGCGCCATTTTCTACATCGTCGCCCAGTGCCTGGGCGCTGTAGCTGGGGCCGCTGTGCTGTACGGGGTCACACCCGGTAACATGAGAGGCAACATGGCGATGAACACGGTAAGGAATGTTTTAAGAAAACAAAGGCAAATGTTTTGGGGGCAACGTTTATTTTAGAGTTTGGGAATGTATTGAATTTGGAAGATTTAAGTGGTGGTACCAGCTCAATACAGCATGTTTTATGAGTATGAGGAGGTCATCCattgaaaaacatctgtatgtatctgtgtatttatactttcTATGACTGATGCATGTATTTTGTATACAtctccagctgcagcctggCATCAGCCTGGGAATGGCCACCACTGTGGAGGTTTTCCTCACCATGCAGCTCGTGGTTTGCATCTTCGCCGTGACGGATGAGAGGAGAAACGGACGCCTGGGATCTGCCGCCCTCTCCATCGGCTTCTCCGTCACCATTGGACATCTCATGGGGGTGAGACAACACGGACACAACAGTGACAAAATCCATCCATTCAGATACACGTGCAGATAAGTGCAGATAAAACACAATACAGTAACAAGTGCGTTGTGTTTCAGATGTACTACACCGGTGCTGGAATGAACCCTGCTCGCTCCTTTGCTCCTGCTGTGCTCTTCAGGAACTTCGTTAACCACTGGGTAAGAACCTGAAGAGATCATCTCCCACCTCTGTTTTCACTCTATTCCTCGTAAATAACTGTCTCACGATGCTGATGTTTGTTGCCGACAGGTGTACTGGGTCGGGCCAATGATAGGAGGTGCCATGGGCGCCCTCCTGTACGATTTCATGCTGTTCCCACGCATGAGGGGTCTGTCCGAGCGCCTGGCCACACTGAAGGGCAGTCGGCCCCCAGAGAGCGAGACCCAGCAGGACACCCGCGGCGAGCCCATCGAGCTCAAGACGCAAGCCCTATAAACCCGCTCCTGCACCCCCTTCTCCAATTATGATGAGGGACAAGGCCCTGAGCTGCGCCAACCCCACCTCCACTGCCcccttcaccaccaccagccaTGCCTTCACACACCATCGCACGAGACTAACCCGAAATACTCACATCTAGACTAACAAGATTCTCCCAGTGTAGAaaccgtcacacacacacacacacacacacacacacacacacacacacacacacacacacacacacacacacacacacacacacacacacacacacacacacaaacacagacaggtttGCATCCTTCAACCTCAGCACACATCAAGACTCCTCTAACCCCCCTGAGTCCTCACTCTGTATTCTGAGCTGGACACTGTGCCGTGATGATAAGTGGTGACCAGAACCTGAACCAGCAGCCACCTCGTCTCTCCCCCACCGTCCGCCCGCCTGCTTCCTCCACCCGGCCAGGCCTTCAGCTGTGACGCAACAACGGAGCGCGGAAAAGCCTCAAatcgaggagaggagagaggggttTGGGGAGGCGGGTGTTGGAAAGAGGGGGAGACCGAGGCAGGGATGTGGGTACAAGGGTCAGAGGGCATGGGGGCGAGGTGAGGGTGGAGCATAGAGGTGGGGGGTTGGGGTTTGGGTAAAGAGGGCAACACTCTGGGTTTGTGGTCGTTTCAAGTTGGGTTAGACCAGTGAAGATGGTCATGCTTTTCATTATTCACCTGAATTTATCTCcattttagtttcttttcttaggttcattttgttttctgcacTTCAGACACAAGACGTGGATGTATGATACCATTAGATTTTACCAGGGTTTCACTATTTTCAATCACTACATTTTATCTGTGGgtttgtgttcgtgtgtgtgtggataccTCTGCagtacgtgtgagtgtgtgcgtgagagtgagcgcgtgcatgtgtgcgtgcatgcccGTATGTACGAGTGTGTTTGCAagtgagtgtgtatatgtgtagaTTGCAGATACagaactttttatttcatttttattttcattaccGCTCTCCTGTCTCGTCCCAGTGACTGTGTTCATCTGTCAACACTTTTTAAGACACCATCATTTCTCCTCCCCTCACTGTGGGTATTTGCTATGATTCATTTTTACACAAACCATCTGCTTTTTTGTTCTGAACCAGCGCAATCCGAAGGAAATGTTGTATCCTATATAGGCTTTGATAGTGGGTCTGTTCACTGCAGATCAGCTGTGCAAGCTTTTACATTGAGTCTTATTTGATCCTTACT contains:
- the LOC118111306 gene encoding aquaporin-4 codes for the protein MTWREELRSRQFWRAMLAELLGTLVLVSTVLGASVPGQGEAPGGPLYPAVAVGVVIVALGHCFGEISGAQVNPAVTLSLLATRRVDVLRALFYIAVQCLGASLGAGALYLALPMKTTAEHFVNRVPLEMNAGQALGIEVLCTFQMVFTIFSVEDQRRRESTEPGYLAIGLAHTAGVLMGGRFSGACMNPARALGPAIIVGFWENHWVYWIGPVLGAVLGGVSHEFLFARSASRQKLVACLTCKDIEIVETTSMTGSSLSTVTQNAMRAKQANKQDAN
- the mipb gene encoding major intrinsic protein of lens fiber b; its protein translation is MWEFRSMNFWRAVFAEFFGTMFFVFFGMGAALRWTTGPHHVLHVALCFGLAAATLIQSIGHISGGHINPAVTFAYLVGSQMSLFRAIFYIVAQCLGAVAGAAVLYGVTPGNMRGNMAMNTLQPGISLGMATTVEVFLTMQLVVCIFAVTDERRNGRLGSAALSIGFSVTIGHLMGMYYTGAGMNPARSFAPAVLFRNFVNHWVYWVGPMIGGAMGALLYDFMLFPRMRGLSERLATLKGSRPPESETQQDTRGEPIELKTQAL